Proteins encoded by one window of Streptomyces sp. ALI-76-A:
- a CDS encoding AAA family ATPase: protein MHLKALTLRGFKSFASATTLRFEPGITCVVGPNGSGKSNVVDALSWVMGEQGAKSLRGGKMEDVIFAGTTGRPPLGRAEVSLTIDNSDGALPIEYAEVTITRIMFRNGGSEYQINGDTCRLLDIQELLSDSGIGREMHVIVGQGQLDSVLHADPMGRRAFIEEAAGVLKHRKRKEKALKKLDAMRANLARVQDLTDELRRQLKPLGRQAAVARRAAVIQADLRDARLRLLADDLVRLREALRAEVADEAALKERKEAAELELRKALQREGLLEDEVRQLTPRLQRAQQTWYELSQLAERVRGTISLADARVKSATSAPPEERRGRDPEDMEREAARIREQEAELEAALEAAERALEDTVAHRADLERELAHEERRLKDVARAIADRREGLARLNGQVNAARSRAASAQAEIDRLSAARDEAQERAVTAQEEYEALKAEVDGLDAGDAELGERHETAKRQLADAEAALSAAREAVTAAERRRAATQARHETLALGLRRKDGTGALLAAKDRLSGLLGPAAGLLTVTPGHEVALAAAFGAAADALAVTTPAAAADAIRLLRKQDAGRAALLLAGAPEATDALAGAPEQAGAGSVQDTRSTDTGADGGTPWAGAGATPGAVGDLAVAGSAATPGGAASAVAGAVSEPRRDGPPFAADLVRAPSDLMPAVRRLLRGIVVVSTLEDAEDLVYARPDLTAVTAEGDLLGAHFAQGGSAGAPSLLEVQASVDEAAAELEELAVRCEELAQAQHAAVERRTECAARVEELGERRRAADREKSAVAQQLGRLSGQARGAAGEAERSVAAAARAQDALDKALQDVEELAERLAVAEEMPVEEEPDTSVRDRLAADGANARQTEMEARLQVRTHEERVKGLAGRADSLDRAARAEREARARAEERRARLRHEAAVAEAVALGARQLLAHVEVSLARADEERTAADAAKARREQELAAARTAGRDLKAELDKLTDSVHRGEVLGAEKRLRIEQLETRALEELGVEPEGLVAEYGPHQLVPPSPPADGEELPEDPEHPRNQPKQFHRAEQERRLKAAERAYQQLGKVNPLALEEFAALEERHQFLSEQLEDLKKTRADLLQVVKEVDERVEQVFAEAYRDTAREFEGVFSRLFPGGDGRLVLTDPDNMLTTGVDVEARPPGKKVKRLSLLSGGERSLTAVALLVSIFKARPSPFYVMDEVEAALDDTNLQRLIRIMQELQEASQLIVITHQKRTMEVADALYGVSMQGDGVSKVISQRLR, encoded by the coding sequence GTGCACCTCAAGGCCCTGACCCTCCGAGGGTTCAAATCGTTCGCCTCCGCGACCACTCTTCGGTTCGAACCGGGGATCACCTGTGTCGTCGGACCGAACGGTTCGGGCAAGTCCAACGTGGTGGACGCGCTCAGCTGGGTGATGGGCGAGCAGGGCGCGAAGTCGCTGCGTGGCGGCAAGATGGAGGACGTCATCTTCGCCGGCACCACCGGCCGCCCGCCGCTGGGCCGCGCCGAGGTGTCCCTGACCATCGACAACTCCGACGGGGCCCTGCCCATCGAGTACGCCGAGGTCACCATCACGCGGATCATGTTCCGCAACGGCGGCAGCGAGTACCAGATCAACGGTGACACCTGCCGTCTCCTCGACATCCAGGAACTCCTCTCCGACTCCGGCATCGGCCGCGAGATGCACGTCATCGTCGGCCAGGGCCAGCTCGACTCCGTCCTGCACGCCGACCCCATGGGCCGGCGCGCCTTCATCGAGGAGGCCGCGGGCGTCCTCAAGCACCGCAAGCGCAAGGAGAAGGCGCTCAAGAAGCTGGACGCGATGCGGGCCAACCTCGCGCGCGTGCAGGACCTGACCGACGAGCTGCGCCGGCAGCTCAAGCCGCTGGGCCGGCAGGCCGCGGTCGCGCGCCGGGCCGCCGTCATCCAGGCCGACCTGCGCGACGCCCGCCTCCGCCTCCTCGCCGACGATCTCGTCCGGCTGCGGGAGGCGCTGCGGGCCGAGGTCGCGGACGAGGCCGCCCTCAAGGAGCGCAAGGAAGCCGCCGAGCTGGAGCTGAGGAAGGCGCTCCAGCGCGAGGGACTCCTGGAGGACGAGGTGCGGCAGCTCACGCCCCGCCTCCAGCGGGCCCAGCAGACCTGGTACGAGCTCTCCCAGCTCGCCGAGCGGGTGCGCGGCACGATCTCGCTGGCCGACGCCCGGGTGAAGAGCGCCACCTCCGCGCCCCCCGAGGAACGGCGTGGGCGCGACCCCGAGGACATGGAGCGCGAGGCCGCCCGGATCCGGGAGCAGGAGGCCGAGCTCGAAGCGGCCCTGGAGGCGGCCGAGCGCGCCCTGGAGGACACGGTCGCCCACCGCGCCGACCTGGAACGCGAACTGGCCCACGAGGAACGGCGGCTGAAGGACGTCGCCCGCGCCATCGCGGACCGCCGTGAGGGCCTCGCCCGGCTGAACGGGCAGGTCAACGCGGCCCGCTCACGAGCGGCCTCCGCCCAGGCCGAGATCGACCGCCTGTCCGCCGCCCGGGACGAGGCCCAGGAGCGGGCCGTCACCGCGCAGGAGGAGTACGAGGCGCTGAAGGCCGAGGTCGACGGCCTCGACGCGGGCGACGCGGAACTCGGCGAGCGGCACGAGACGGCGAAGCGGCAACTGGCCGACGCGGAGGCCGCGCTCAGCGCGGCCCGGGAGGCGGTGACCGCGGCGGAGCGGAGACGGGCCGCGACCCAGGCCCGCCACGAGACCCTGGCACTGGGCCTGCGCCGCAAGGACGGTACGGGCGCGCTGCTCGCGGCGAAGGATCGTCTCAGCGGTCTGCTCGGCCCGGCCGCCGGGCTGCTGACCGTCACCCCGGGCCACGAGGTCGCCCTGGCCGCCGCCTTCGGTGCCGCCGCCGACGCCCTCGCGGTCACCACCCCGGCCGCCGCCGCCGACGCCATCCGGCTCCTGCGCAAGCAGGACGCGGGGCGGGCGGCACTGCTGCTGGCGGGAGCGCCGGAGGCCACGGACGCGCTGGCGGGAGCGCCGGAACAGGCCGGGGCGGGCAGCGTCCAGGACACGCGGTCGACGGACACCGGGGCCGACGGCGGCACCCCGTGGGCGGGGGCCGGGGCGACTCCCGGCGCCGTCGGCGATCTCGCGGTCGCCGGGTCCGCGGCGACCCCGGGGGGTGCCGCATCCGCCGTGGCCGGCGCCGTCTCGGAGCCGCGTCGCGACGGGCCTCCCTTCGCCGCCGACCTGGTCCGCGCCCCCTCCGACCTGATGCCCGCCGTACGACGGCTGCTGCGCGGGATCGTCGTCGTCAGCACTCTTGAGGACGCCGAGGACCTCGTCTACGCGCGGCCCGATCTCACCGCCGTCACCGCCGAGGGCGATCTGCTGGGCGCGCACTTCGCGCAGGGCGGGTCCGCCGGGGCGCCCAGCCTCCTCGAAGTGCAGGCCTCCGTGGACGAGGCGGCCGCCGAGCTGGAGGAACTGGCCGTGCGGTGCGAGGAGTTGGCCCAGGCGCAGCACGCGGCCGTCGAGCGGCGCACGGAGTGTGCGGCGCGGGTCGAGGAGCTGGGGGAGCGGCGCCGGGCCGCCGACCGGGAGAAGTCCGCGGTGGCCCAGCAGCTGGGGCGGCTGTCCGGACAGGCGCGGGGTGCCGCCGGGGAGGCCGAGCGGTCCGTCGCCGCCGCCGCGCGGGCACAGGACGCGCTCGACAAGGCCCTCCAGGACGTCGAGGAACTCGCGGAGCGGCTGGCCGTCGCCGAGGAGATGCCGGTCGAGGAGGAGCCCGACACCTCGGTACGGGACCGGCTCGCCGCCGACGGGGCCAACGCCCGGCAGACCGAGATGGAGGCCCGCCTCCAGGTCCGTACGCACGAGGAACGGGTCAAGGGGCTCGCCGGACGGGCCGACTCGCTCGACCGGGCCGCCCGCGCGGAACGCGAGGCACGCGCGCGTGCCGAGGAGCGGCGGGCACGGCTCAGGCACGAGGCGGCCGTCGCGGAGGCCGTCGCCCTGGGCGCCCGGCAGCTGCTCGCGCACGTCGAGGTCTCCCTCGCCCGGGCCGACGAGGAGCGCACCGCCGCCGACGCCGCCAAGGCCCGCCGTGAGCAGGAACTGGCCGCCGCCCGCACCGCAGGGCGCGATCTCAAGGCCGAACTCGACAAGTTGACGGATTCAGTGCACCGGGGCGAGGTACTCGGCGCCGAGAAACGGCTGCGGATCGAGCAGCTGGAGACCAGGGCGCTGGAGGAACTCGGTGTGGAACCGGAGGGGCTCGTGGCCGAGTACGGTCCGCACCAGCTGGTGCCGCCCTCGCCCCCCGCCGACGGCGAGGAACTGCCGGAGGATCCGGAGCACCCGCGCAACCAGCCCAAGCAGTTCCACCGGGCCGAGCAGGAGAGGCGGCTGAAGGCCGCCGAGCGGGCGTACCAGCAGCTCGGCAAGGTGAATCCGCTGGCCCTGGAGGAGTTCGCGGCGCTGGAGGAACGCCACCAGTTCCTCAGCGAGCAGCTGGAGGACCTGAAGAAGACCCGCGCCGACCTGCTCCAGGTGGTCAAGGAGGTCGACGAGCGCGTCGAGCAGGTCTTCGCCGAGGCCTACCGGGACACGGCCCGTGAGTTCGAGGGCGTGTTCAGCCGGCTGTTCCCGGGCGGCGACGGACGGCTCGTGCTGACCGACCCCGACAACATGCTCACCACGGGCGTGGACGTCGAGGCCCGGCCGCCGGGCAAGAAGGTCAAGCGGCTGTCCCTGCTGTCGGGCGGTGAGCGCTCGCTGACCGCCGTGGCGCTCCTGGTGTCGATCTTCAAGGCGCGGCCCAGCCCGTTCTACGTCATGGACGAGGTCGAGGCGGCGCTCGACGACACCAACCTCCAGCGGCTGATCCGGATCATGCAGGAGCTCCAGGAGGCCTCGCAGCTGATCGTGATCACGCACCAGAAGCGGACGATGGAGGTCGCCGACGCGTTGTACGGCGTCTCCATGCAAGGCGACGGTGTGTCGAAGGTCATTTCGCAGCGACTGCGCTGA
- a CDS encoding sugar porter family MFS transporter: protein MTSTAQAPKSGAASAHPDHLGHVIFIAAAAAMGGFLFGYDSSVINGAVEAIRDRYDVGSAALAQVIAIALIGCAIGAATAGRIADRIGRIRCMQIAAVLFTVSAVGSALPFALYDLAFWRVVGGFAIGMASVIGPAYIAEVAPPAYRGRLGSFQQAAIVVGIAISQLVNWGLLNAAGGDQRGELMGLEAWQVMLGVMVIPAVLYGLLSFAIPESPRFLISVGKHERAREILEEVEGKEIDLDARVAEIEHAMRSEHKSTFKDLLGGSFFFKPIVWIGIGLSVFQQFVGINVAFYYSSTLWQSVGVDPTDSFFYSFTTSIINIVGTVIAMIFVDRVGRRPLALIGSVGMVIGLALEAWAFSFDLVDGKLPATQGWIALIAAHVFVLFFALSWGVVVWVFLGEMFPNRLRAAALGVAAAAQWIANWAITASFPSLADWNLSATYVIYTAFAALSIPFVLKYVKETKGKSLEEMG from the coding sequence GTGACCAGCACAGCGCAGGCACCCAAGTCAGGAGCCGCTTCGGCTCACCCCGATCATCTCGGGCACGTCATATTCATCGCGGCGGCGGCCGCGATGGGCGGTTTCCTCTTCGGCTACGACAGCTCCGTGATCAACGGCGCCGTCGAAGCCATCCGCGACCGTTACGACGTCGGATCGGCGGCCCTGGCGCAGGTCATCGCCATCGCCCTGATCGGCTGCGCCATCGGCGCGGCGACCGCCGGCCGCATCGCCGACCGCATCGGCCGGATCCGCTGCATGCAGATCGCCGCCGTCCTCTTCACCGTCAGCGCCGTCGGCTCGGCGCTTCCCTTCGCGCTGTACGACCTGGCCTTCTGGCGCGTGGTCGGCGGCTTCGCCATCGGCATGGCCTCCGTGATCGGCCCCGCCTACATCGCCGAGGTCGCCCCGCCGGCCTACCGCGGCCGGCTCGGCTCCTTCCAGCAGGCCGCGATCGTCGTCGGCATCGCCATCTCCCAGCTGGTCAACTGGGGCCTGCTGAACGCCGCCGGCGGCGACCAGCGCGGCGAGCTCATGGGTCTGGAGGCCTGGCAGGTCATGCTGGGCGTCATGGTGATCCCGGCCGTCCTCTACGGTCTGCTCTCCTTCGCGATCCCCGAGTCCCCCCGCTTCCTGATCTCCGTGGGCAAGCACGAGCGGGCCCGCGAGATCCTCGAAGAGGTCGAGGGCAAGGAGATCGACCTGGACGCACGCGTCGCCGAGATCGAGCACGCGATGAGGAGCGAGCACAAGTCCACCTTCAAGGACCTGCTCGGCGGCTCCTTCTTCTTCAAGCCGATCGTGTGGATCGGCATCGGCCTGTCGGTCTTCCAGCAGTTCGTCGGCATCAACGTGGCGTTCTACTACTCCTCGACGCTGTGGCAGTCGGTCGGCGTCGACCCGACGGACTCGTTCTTCTACTCCTTCACGACGTCGATCATCAACATCGTCGGCACCGTGATCGCCATGATCTTCGTGGACCGCGTCGGCCGCCGGCCGCTGGCCCTCATCGGTTCGGTCGGCATGGTGATCGGCCTCGCGCTGGAGGCCTGGGCGTTCTCCTTCGACCTGGTCGACGGCAAGCTGCCGGCCACCCAGGGCTGGATCGCCCTGATCGCCGCCCACGTGTTCGTCCTCTTCTTCGCCCTGTCCTGGGGTGTGGTGGTCTGGGTCTTCCTCGGCGAGATGTTCCCGAACCGGCTCCGCGCCGCCGCCCTGGGTGTGGCCGCCGCCGCGCAGTGGATCGCCAACTGGGCCATCACCGCGAGCTTCCCGTCGCTGGCCGACTGGAACCTCTCCGCGACCTACGTGATCTACACGGCCTTCGCCGCGCTCTCCATCCCGTTCGTCCTCAAGTACGTCAAGGAGACGAAGGGCAAGTCCCTGGAGGAGATGGGCTGA
- a CDS encoding LLM class flavin-dependent oxidoreductase → MPVTVVRFNLVEPGATPASLSARYRAALAMAAYADEHGITTVQTEEHHGVDNNWLPSPFAFAGAVFGATRRISVTVSAVIGPLHDPLRLAEDIAVLDLLSGGRLITVAGIGYRPEEYALFDVEWQRRGRIQDEVLETLLKAWTGEEFTYRGRTVRVTPRPCSDPHPLLLVGGSSKAAARRAARLGLPFFPSAHLPELEAYYKERLVEYGTEGWTMMPAAETPLLHLAEDPDEAWRRYGSCFLHEARTYASWQSGDIRSAVRSAATTVDELREEGVYRIVTPAECLELGLDNLVLHPLAGGMPVEEGWRGLRLFAERVLPELAG, encoded by the coding sequence ATGCCCGTCACGGTCGTCCGTTTCAACCTGGTCGAGCCCGGTGCCACGCCCGCCTCGCTGAGCGCCCGCTACCGGGCCGCGCTGGCGATGGCCGCGTACGCCGACGAGCACGGGATCACCACCGTCCAGACCGAGGAGCACCACGGTGTGGACAACAACTGGCTGCCCTCGCCGTTCGCCTTCGCGGGCGCGGTGTTCGGGGCCACACGCCGGATCTCCGTGACGGTCTCGGCGGTGATCGGCCCGCTGCACGACCCGCTGCGCCTGGCCGAGGACATCGCCGTCCTGGACCTGCTGAGCGGCGGGCGGCTGATCACGGTCGCCGGCATCGGGTACCGGCCCGAGGAGTACGCGCTGTTCGACGTGGAGTGGCAGCGGCGCGGCAGGATCCAGGACGAGGTCCTGGAGACGCTCCTGAAGGCCTGGACCGGCGAGGAGTTCACATACCGGGGCCGTACGGTACGGGTCACCCCGCGTCCCTGCTCCGACCCGCACCCCCTGCTGCTGGTCGGCGGCTCCTCGAAGGCCGCCGCCCGCCGGGCCGCCCGGCTCGGCCTGCCGTTCTTCCCGAGCGCGCATCTGCCGGAGCTGGAGGCGTACTACAAGGAGCGGCTCGTCGAGTACGGCACGGAGGGCTGGACGATGATGCCGGCCGCCGAGACCCCTCTGCTGCACCTCGCCGAGGACCCGGACGAGGCGTGGCGCCGTTACGGTTCCTGCTTCCTGCACGAGGCGCGGACGTACGCCTCCTGGCAGTCCGGCGACATCCGCTCGGCGGTACGGTCGGCGGCCACCACGGTGGACGAGCTGCGCGAGGAGGGCGTGTACCGGATCGTCACGCCCGCCGAGTGCTTGGAGCTGGGCCTGGACAACCTGGTCCTGCACCCGCTGGCGGGCGGGATGCCGGTGGAGGAGGGGTGGCGCGGTCTGCGGCTGTTCGCGGAGCGGGTGCTGCCGGAGCTGGCGGGCTGA
- the ftsY gene encoding signal recognition particle-docking protein FtsY: MEIVILAVVIAVVVLGALGGLIVGSRRRKPLPPPPPAAPDITAPPAEPHVGDEAETPRDEPRRTIEEVDLPDGSAPVVVEEPPAVPAPEIEIPEPTAGRLVRLRARLSRSQNALGKGLLTLLAREHLDEDTWEEIEEILLTADVGVLPTQELVEGLRERVRVLGTRTPEELRALLREELLKLVGADLDRTVRTEPETGKPGIVMVVGVNGTGKTTTTGKLARVLVADGRSVVLGAADTFRAAAADQLQTWGERVGAHTVRGPEGGDPASVAFDAVKEGKEMGADVVLIDTAGRLHTKTGLMDELGKVKRVVEKHAPLDEVLLVLDATTGQNGLVQARVFAEVVDITGIVLTKLDGTAKGGIVVAVQRELGVPVKLVGLGEGADDLAPFEPEAFVDALIGE, encoded by the coding sequence ATGGAAATCGTCATCCTTGCTGTAGTCATCGCCGTGGTCGTGCTCGGTGCGCTCGGCGGGCTCATCGTGGGCAGCCGGCGCCGGAAGCCGCTGCCCCCGCCGCCCCCCGCCGCGCCCGACATCACCGCCCCTCCGGCCGAGCCGCACGTCGGCGACGAGGCCGAGACGCCGCGCGACGAACCGCGCCGGACCATTGAGGAGGTGGATCTCCCGGACGGCTCGGCCCCGGTCGTCGTCGAGGAGCCCCCTGCCGTACCAGCCCCCGAGATCGAGATCCCCGAGCCGACGGCCGGGCGTCTCGTCCGCCTCCGTGCCCGGCTCTCCCGGTCGCAGAACGCGCTCGGCAAGGGGCTGCTCACCCTGCTGGCGCGCGAGCACCTCGACGAGGACACCTGGGAGGAGATCGAGGAGATCCTCCTCACCGCCGACGTCGGCGTGCTGCCCACCCAGGAACTGGTCGAGGGGCTGCGCGAGCGGGTGCGGGTGCTCGGCACCCGCACCCCCGAGGAACTGCGCGCCCTGTTGCGCGAGGAACTGCTCAAGCTGGTCGGCGCCGACCTCGACCGGACGGTCCGGACCGAGCCGGAGACCGGCAAACCCGGCATCGTGATGGTCGTCGGCGTCAACGGCACCGGCAAGACCACCACCACCGGCAAGCTCGCACGCGTCCTCGTGGCCGACGGGCGCAGTGTCGTCCTCGGTGCCGCCGACACCTTCCGGGCCGCCGCCGCCGACCAGCTGCAGACCTGGGGTGAGCGAGTCGGCGCGCACACCGTGCGCGGGCCCGAGGGCGGTGACCCGGCCTCCGTCGCGTTCGACGCGGTGAAGGAGGGCAAGGAGATGGGCGCGGACGTCGTGCTCATCGACACCGCGGGGCGGTTGCACACCAAGACCGGCCTGATGGACGAGCTGGGCAAGGTGAAGCGGGTCGTCGAGAAGCACGCGCCGCTCGACGAGGTGCTGCTCGTCCTCGACGCGACCACCGGACAGAACGGCCTGGTCCAGGCCCGGGTGTTCGCCGAGGTCGTCGACATCACCGGCATCGTGCTGACCAAGCTGGACGGCACGGCCAAGGGCGGCATCGTGGTCGCCGTCCAGCGGGAGCTGGGTGTGCCGGTCAAGCTGGTCGGTCTCGGCGAGGGCGCGGACGACCTGGCGCCGTTCGAGCCGGAGGCGTTCGTCGACGCCCTGATCGGCGAGTGA